Part of the Halorussus salinus genome is shown below.
GCGAGGGCCGTATATGAGGATAGTGATGATCCGGAAGGACTATTGAATCATATAGGAATGAATTTCGGGTTCAATACGTCGGGGAAATCCCAACTCATTACTGAACAACATCTGAAATCTCTTGAGCCGTATATTTCTGATATTCCTAATATGGATTTGATAGGAATCGTGGAGAAGGCGGATGAACTTGGAATGAAAGATTGGGCCGCAAACCACGTACAGCCTCATTTGCCAAATGACCAGCGACCGAGGCACTTTCCGACTAACGACGACTTCATAGAGGAACTCAACGAGATTAAAGACAACGACAATAAAGATATCAGGGGTTGGATGACAAGATTTGATCAACGGTCGATATCAAAGTCTCGTGTCTTTGGGGTTCTAGAAGAATGGCTACAAACTAACCCAACACTGGAAACATACAGAATATCTGTGGAGGTAGTAAAGAACTGGGGGACCCGTGAGGAACTCAAAATCTTGGACGACATATCGATTGAAGACGAGAGTGCCCAGCGATTCTACAAAGATGCGGAATTCGGAGTGAAGGTTCGTACACTGAATTGATTATATTTGAAACGATGTCACAATCTAACTGCCACTAAGAAGCTACTCTCTCAGGCAATAATATAACACATATTATGCAAAATTAGACTGTCTTGTCTCAATCCAAGACACCTCTGGATTCTAAGCAAGACAAAATTACAGAGTCAAAACGATTAAAAATACCAAGCGGCTCTATACCTGATGTAACGGTTCGCAGGAAGACCAACCGCGATGGGTCCAGCATCGCGGCTGAGTTCGCGGGCCTTGGTTGGCACAGGCTCCGCGAGGAGTCCTGCACCGAGTAGCAACAGCGTTCGCCACAGGACCATGCAAGACTCCCGAATCCCACCCCAAGAGCGTATCGCTTTCCAATCAGTCGAGCGTCAATTCGCCCTCAAGATAGACGCGACCACGGGCCGTGATTTCGTAATATCCCGGCTCCTCGCGTTCAATCAATCCCTCCTCTTCGAGTTCACGGCAAATTCGCACGATGTAACTGCTGTTCTTATAGCCGGTAGAACGAGTGATAGAGGTCGGATTAAGGCGCATTTTCTCAGACCGACCGCTCGATGGTGGCTCCAACGCAAGCAGTTCAAGGACAGTCCGGTGGGCATCCGTTGGACCATCCTTCTCGATAGCCATACGACATTGTTTTCTCTACCTAACTTTAGTGTAGCCGGAATCCCTCCACAAGTAAATACCTGTTATACCGAGTCAATAGGTATTGAGTTAAGTTTAAGTTGCTACATTTACCACTCGACAAGTAACGGGAACGAGACGCGGATTCACCACTTTCGGTTGGACGCATCGCAGAAACGATGCGGACCCGATGGTGGAGTCATCGGGGTCCGCGGTTCGCTCCCGTATCCACGGTACGGAAGCATGCACGAATTCACCGACGCGGGACTTGAATCCCCCGCACGACTAGCGGATAGTCTGTCAATCGCACGCGCCAGCGGTCGGGGAGGAGTGGCGGCATGACGGCCGAGTCGGTCACGTCGCTCAGGACCATGCCCTACTCCCGAATTCCAATTCAAGAACCTACTATCTTCCAATCAGTCGAGCGTCAATTCGCCCTCAAGATAGGCACGGCCACGCCAATTAATCGAATAATAGCCGGGGTCCTCCCGCTCGACCAACTCGGCATCACGCAATTCTCGGCAGACAACTCCGATATGGCTAGAGTCTTTGTAGCCAGCACTCTGGGTGAGACATTTTGGAGAGAGCCGCATTTTATCGGAGCGAGAAGAAGGCGGGGTTTCGAGCGCCAAGAGTTCGAGAATGGCTCGATGTGCGTCAGTCGGTCCATTCTCTTCCAAAGCCATGGAGAGACATTCTTAAGCCCAGAATTTAATTTGCGTGATTTAATCCCACAATCACTTACTTGGGTTCCTAGGCATTCAGATGAGTGTATAGATTTAAGTTGTGTTAGTTATGAATTGAGAAGCAACGGGAACGAGACGCGGATTCACCACTCTCGGTTGGACGCATCGCAGAAACGATGCGGACCCGATGACTCCAGCATCGGGGTCCGCGGTTCGCTCCCGTATCCACGGTACGGAAGCATGCACGAATTCACCGACGCGGGACTTGAATCCCCCGCACGACTAGCGGATAGTCTGTCAATCGCACGCGCTAACGGTCAGGGAGGAGTGGCGGCATGACGGCCGACACAGTTGCGTCCCTCACGGACTTGCGGGCGTTCGAGCGCGACCTCC
Proteins encoded:
- a CDS encoding MarR family transcriptional regulator — encoded protein: MAIEKDGPTDAHRTVLELLALEPPSSGRSEKMRLNPTSITRSTGYKNSSYIVRICRELEEEGLIEREEPGYYEITARGRVYLEGELTLD
- a CDS encoding MarR family transcriptional regulator yields the protein MALEENGPTDAHRAILELLALETPPSSRSDKMRLSPKCLTQSAGYKDSSHIGVVCRELRDAELVEREDPGYYSINWRGRAYLEGELTLD